In Vibrio celticus, one genomic interval encodes:
- a CDS encoding LysR family transcriptional regulator, producing MHHFNIRALEYLNALSKYGSLRKASKMMNVDPAAMSRMLTQLEAQAEMKVWERNNRQSLLTEAGNELLNYYRSIVRGEAAVLARLTKLKNLKGGNVSIAIGEGFITNLVSKPMQTFMTRYPDINLSIEIAGALDAVKMLEDQQIDFAITYASAPHPKLHSHVERSHPLELIAPKGHFLTMKEAPVVMQDIQDASLALIDNSTGMGRLVKQAEQMSHLTLQPKLQTNSVTALTNFVSAGLGVTFMPKLTVIDEIKSGQIEVVATELEMLSKATVKVQSLKGRALTLQAETLLDFLLENATFLSHDAYNI from the coding sequence ATGCACCACTTTAATATCCGTGCTCTTGAGTATTTAAACGCGTTGTCAAAATATGGGTCGTTACGTAAGGCATCTAAGATGATGAACGTTGATCCTGCGGCAATGAGTCGAATGCTGACACAATTAGAAGCGCAAGCGGAAATGAAAGTATGGGAGCGCAACAACCGCCAATCACTGTTAACCGAAGCGGGTAATGAGCTGCTGAATTACTACCGTTCCATTGTTCGTGGAGAGGCGGCAGTGCTTGCTCGACTAACCAAGCTTAAAAACCTGAAAGGAGGCAATGTCAGCATTGCCATCGGTGAAGGGTTTATTACCAACTTGGTGTCAAAACCGATGCAAACCTTCATGACTCGTTATCCTGATATCAATCTTTCTATTGAGATCGCTGGAGCATTGGATGCAGTCAAGATGTTGGAAGATCAACAGATAGACTTTGCGATTACCTATGCGTCTGCACCGCACCCTAAACTGCACTCTCACGTTGAACGCAGCCATCCGCTCGAATTGATTGCTCCTAAGGGGCATTTCCTTACTATGAAAGAAGCACCAGTGGTAATGCAGGATATTCAAGACGCTTCTCTCGCCTTGATCGATAACTCGACTGGTATGGGGAGGCTGGTCAAGCAGGCCGAACAAATGTCCCATCTTACCTTGCAGCCAAAGCTTCAAACCAATTCGGTGACTGCACTGACTAACTTTGTTTCAGCAGGGTTAGGCGTAACCTTTATGCCCAAGCTCACCGTGATCGATGAGATAAAGTCAGGGCAGATTGAAGTGGTTGCGACCGAGTTGGAGATGCTATCGAAGGCGACGGTTAAGGTTCAATCTTTGAAAGGCCGTGCACTCACGCTACAAGCCGAAACCTTGTTGGATTTTTTACTCGAGAACGCCACTTTCTTGAGTCATGACGCTTACAATATCTAG